Part of the Pseudodesulfovibrio mercurii genome is shown below.
GGAGGCCACCAGCATCTGGAGCTTCTTGGGGGTGATCTCCTTGGGCATGACCACGGACTTGTCCGTACGAGACAGCAGCCGGAACAGGTTCTTGAGCTTCTCCTCGTCAGCCGCGGGATGGATGCGGAACAGGCAGGGCAGGTCGCGCTCCACCAGGAAGTGGGCCACGGCCTCGTTGGCCGCGATCATGAACTCCTCGATGAGCTGGTGGGCGAAGTTGCGCTGCCGGGGCCGGATGTCCGAGGTCTCGCCGTGCACGTCGAAGAATATCTCCGGCTCGGGCAGGTCGAAGTCCAGCGACCCGCGCTTGGCGCGCAGGGTGTTGATCCTGCGGGCCAGCTCCTCGGCCAGCTCCAGCATGGCGATCAGCTCGGGGGTCAGCTTCTCCCGCGCCTCGGCCCGCTTCTCCATGATCGCCTCGAAGACCTGGGTGTAGGTCAGCCGGGCGTGGCTGCGGATGACCGCCGGGAAGACCTGGGTCTGCCGGGTGCGCCCCTCGGGGTCGGTGTCCATGCAGACCACCATGGTCAGGCGGGGCACGTCCGGGTTGAGGGAGCACAGCCCGTTGGACAGCTTCTCCGGAAACATGGGCTCCACGGACCTCGGGAAATAGTAGGAGTTGCCGCGTTCGAAGGCCTCGCGGTCCAGGGGCGAGCCCTCGGGCACGTAGTGGGAGACGTCGGCGATGGCCACCCACAACCGGTAGCCGCCCTGGCGGCGCTCCACCAGCACGGCGTCGTCGAAGTCGCGGGCCGTGGCCCCGTCGATGGTCACGAACGGCTTGCCGGTCAGGTCGCGGCGGCCCTGGAAGTCCTTGCCCGACGGCGCGTCCGGCAGGGTCTCGGCCTGGCTCGCGGACCCGGACGGGAACCGGGTGCGGATGTTGTGGTTGGACTTGACCATCGCCTCCTGCACGGAGATGTCGGTCTCCTCGCCCAGCCGTTGGGTGATCTCCCCTTCCCACATGGTCGGGTCGATGCGCTCGCCGGGCGCGCACAGGGCGATCTCGCCGGGCGCGACCTTGACGGACGGGTCCTTGAGGGTGGCGATGATCCCGAAATTCAACCTCGGGTCGGACGGGCGGCAGAGCCACTCGCCGCCGGTCATCCTCTTGACCACCTTGACCGGAAGGACCTTGCGGCCGCGCTCCAGGATGCGCACGATGCGCCCCTCGGCGTTGCGCCCGGCCTTGGGTTCGCCCAGCACCGAGACGACCACACGGTCGCCGTGCCAGGCGTCGTTCAGGTCCCGCTGGTTGACGAAGATGTCCTTGCGCCGGGAGTCCTCGGGGACCACGAAGCCGTAGCCCTGGCGCTGAATCTCCAGCCGCCCGGTGATGCAGTGCATGGACTCGGCCAGGCCGTAGCCGCGCCGGATGCGCACCAGCTTGCCCTTCTGGACCAGGTCGCGCAGCAGGTCCTTGACCTCGGCCTTGTCCTTCTTCTTGAGCTTGAGCTGGCGGATGACCTCGGCCCTGGACATGGGCCGCTTCATTTCCTTGAACAGCTTGAGCAGCGCGGCCGGGGACAGGGGCGGCGTGGAGGGCCTGGGTTGACTGCGTTTCTTCTTAACCATTGTCGTCTCCCTTGTCGGACGGGGCTCCCCCGTGCCGCATGGTGTAGTCCGCCGCGTGCTCGGCGCGGTCCGCGCGGCGCAGCCTGAAGGAATCGTAGCGCCGGTCCCACCAGGCGGCGAACGTGGTCCGCTCGCCCATGGTGGACGGCCCGAACTCCAGGCTCAGATCGAATTGCCAAAATTGGTCGGTGCACATGGCCCCGAGCTTGACCGCGTCCTTGGGCGTGCACAAAATCGCGGTGCAGCCCAGCCGCGCGGCCTCCCGGACCAGGTCCTCCACGTCCCGCTTGGAGTAGGCGTGGTGGTCACGGAACACCCGGTGCGCCTTTGGCCCGTAGCCCAGGTACCCCTCGGCCGTGGCCCGGACCTGGGCCGGATCGCCCACGCCCGTGGCCAGCAGGTACGGTGCGCCCCCGAAGTCGGCCGCCCGCTCCCCGCCGATGACCCGGCGCACGCCCGTGGGCATGAGCCGGAAGCTGAAGACCGGCTTGCCGAACCGCTTCAACCGCTCCTCGATGCGCGGTTTGAGCTGGGAAAATTCCTTGGGCCCGGCCTTGATCATGAAGGCGTCGGCCCTGCCGAGCGCCGCCTCGGGCTCGCGCCAGGAGCCCGCCGGGATGACCCGGTTCCAGCCCTCGCGCAGGTCGTCGGGCCGGAGCAGCACCAGGTTCACGTGCCGCCGGACCGCCATGTGCTGGAAACCGTCGTCCAGGATGATCAGCTCGGGCTTTTTCGTGCGCATGGCCGATTTGCCCGCCCGGGTGCGGTTCGGGTCCACCAGGACCAGGGCACTGTCGTGGGCGCGGGCGAGCATGAGCGGCTCGTCGCCCGCCTCCTCGGCCAGGGCGCCCGGCTTGACCTCGTAGGGCAGATGCTGCGGTTTGGCCCGGTAGCCGCGCGTCAGCAGGGCCACGGGGATGGACCTGGACTCGGCCCAGCCGAGCAGCCAGTCGGCCACCGGGGTCTTGCCCGTGCCGCCCCAGCCGATGTTGCCCACGGACACGGTCAGCGCGGGCGGCTCCCAACCGGGCAGCAGCCCCCGGCGGTACAGCCCCGCGCGCACGCGCATGATTCCGCCGTACACCCAGGCAAAGGGGCGCAGCAGCGGATACAGGACGCGTTGCAGGTTTGTCACGGTCTCGGACATGGGACTCCAGGGAAAAGATTCGTCATTGAAGAACCATACGTCCCCCGCACCGGCGTGGCAAGAGGAGGGGGGAAGATGCCTCCGGGCCTCCAGCCGTTGGCGAGCCTTCGAGCCTTACGGATGAGGACAGCAGCGATCGGCCGGGGGAAGGGGAGAGGGAAACCCTTTGAAAAGGGCTTTCCCTCTCCCCTTCCCCCGGCCCCCCATCCCCTCTCCCTTCCTAAACTTTTTGGTTCCGCTTCGCGGGGTGGGTTGTGGGGAGGGGGTAAAAAAGGCCGCACCCTGGTGGATGCGGCCCTTGGGTGGCTATGGTGCCGGGACTACCTGCGGTCGCCCATCAACCTCAAAAGCATGAGGAAGAGGTTGTAGAAGTCCAGGTACAGGGTCAGGGCGCCCAGGATGGTGCCGCGGCGGACGGCCGCGGTGTCGCCCAGGGGCACGGTCTCGCCCATGGTCTTCAGCTTCTGGGTGTCGTAGGCGGTCAGGCCCACGAAGATGATCACGCCGAGGACCGAGATGGCGAAGGACATGCCCGGGCTTTGCAGGAACATGTTCACCACCATGGCGATGATGATGCCGATCAGGCCCATGAACAGCAGGCTGCCCCAGCTGGTCAGGTCCTTCTTGGTGACCATGCCGTAGACGGACATGGCTCCGAACATGCCTGCGGTGGTGATGAAGGTCGTGACCACCGAGGCCGTGGTGTAGGCGAAGAGGATCGGGGCCAGGGAGAAGCCGTTCAGGGCGCTGAAGGCCATGAACAACCCCGTGGCCGTGCTCGGGTTCATGGTCGAAATCTTGAAGCTCATGAAGAAGACCATGCCGAAGGCCGCCAGCAGGGCGATCATGGGCAGCATGGTCGGGGCGTACATGCCGGTCTGCGGATTGTAGACAAAGGCCAGGTTGGTCAGGGCCGGGACGGTCAGGGTGGCGAAGGCCACCAGGGCGGTCAGGCCCAGGCCCGCGCTCATCCAGCCGTAGACGCCGCGCATGAAGGCGTTCAGGACCTCGGCTCTGGAGGTCTCCGTCCGTTGCATGCTGGGATACTGAGTCATTGGTATTCCTCCGAATTGATGACGTGCTTGTGGCCGGGAATCTCCCGGACGCTGCTTCTATCTAATCAGCTTTACGGTCCAAGGCAAGGGGATGCACGAAATTGCACAACCCCCCGGAACCTAGCGGTCCACGCGCACGCCGTAGAGCCGCTCGGCCTGCTCCGTCGTGACCACGGTCAGACCGATGGGGGCCAGGGTGACGGCGGCCAGCTTGAGGTGCTGCCAGCCCCACGGGATGCCCAGGATGGTGATGAAGCAGCCCAGCGCGGACAGGATGTGCCCCAGCGCCAGCCACCAGCCCGCGAACACGAACCAGACGATGTTGCCCACCGTGCCCCAGTCCGAGGTGCCGATGTCCTTTTGCCCGGTGAGCACGTCGCGCCGGACCAGGGTCCGGCCGAAGGGCATGAGCGAAAAACCGGCGATGACGAAGGCGGCCCGCGCCCAGGGCAGGCCCACGATGGAGATGGCGAAGAGGCAGCCCGCGAAGAGCCAGCCGATGGTCATGAACACGCCGCCGATGAGCCACCAGATCAGATTGCCGAGGAACGAAAGCATGGACACTCCTTATGCTTGGTTTGCTGGCATGCTATTGGCCCATCCCGGCGCGTTCGTCAATGGCGGAGCGCACCGGCCGAGTGTTCGCCTGCGGTCAGGAGCAGGCCGCCCACCAGGGCCGTGAACGGGGCCACGGTGACCAGCCCGAAGCTGCCCACCAGGGTCTTGAGGACCTCGGCGGCCACGTAGATGAAGTTGAAGGTGGTGTCCAGCGGGATGCCCTGGGCCATGAAGGCCATGAGCAGGGTCACGAACCCGCCCGAGTAGGCCAGCAGCAGGGTCGTGGTCATGGTCCCGACCACGGCGCGGCCCACGCGGATGCCCGACCAGACCGCCTCCACGCGGGAGATGCCCGGCTTCTTGTCGACCACCTCGCTCATGGCCGCGGCCACGTCCATGGCCAGGTCCATGACCGCGCCGCAGGAGGACAGGAACACCCCGGCCATGAACACGCGGGTCAGGTTCAGGTGGCCGTAGCCCGCGTAGAGCAGGGTCTCGGCAAAGGGCATGACCGCCCCGTGCACGTGGAACCTGCCGGTGAAATAGATGCCCAGGGCGCAGCTGGCCGCCACCCCGAGGAAGGCCCCGAGAAAGGCGGTCAGGCCGGTGCGGTTGAGTCCGCCCACCAGAAAGATGATCACCGCGCACAGCCCGGCCACCACGCTCAGGGTCAACCAGACCGGGTCCGTGCCCTTGAGCAGCAGCGGGACCAGGACCTTCCACAGCATCAGCCCGGTGAAGACGAAGGACAACAGGGCCTTGAACCCGGTCAGCCCGCCGAAGAGCAGGAGCAGCGCGGCGAACAGGCCGAGCAGGAACAGTTCGAGCCCCAGCCGGTAGTGGGCCTGGGGATTGACGTAGATGACCTGGCCGTCGCTGTTCAGGGTCAGGATGACGTAGGCCGTGTCACCGGCCTTAAAGAGCTTGTCGCGGTCGAGCTGGCCCAGGAGCTGGTTGTTGGCCGTGAAGGTCTCGCCCTTGAACGGCCCGTCCAGGATGTCCAGGGTCACGGTCTGTTCGCCCGCGCGGATCATGCCCAGGCTCATGACGTTGGCGTCGTCCACGGCCGTGACCCGCCCCGTGCAGTGGACCGCGTCCCGGTCCTTGTTCGTTTCGAAGCCGGTGGGCAGGTAGTAGAGGCCGACGGAGACGACGATGAAGATGAGGACCAAAAGCCAGTCGCGGGACGTCTTGCTGAGTGGGTGCATGGGTTTCCTGAAAAGGGGGGCGGGCGGACCGCGAAGGCCCGCCCGCCGGAGGTTGGAGGATGGAGTCGTCTAGTTGGCGGCCACGCGCACGGACCCGGCGTCGGCGTACACCGCCCGGGCGGGCAGGCCCATGGCGGCCATGATCTTGGTGGCCACGTCCTTGTTGTCGTAGCCGCCGTTGAAGGCCTGGCAGTTCACGCCCATGGCGGACGTGGAGACCGGCACGCCGGTGTGCTTGTAGGAGGTCC
Proteins encoded:
- the rnr gene encoding ribonuclease R, which encodes MVKKKRSQPRPSTPPLSPAALLKLFKEMKRPMSRAEVIRQLKLKKKDKAEVKDLLRDLVQKGKLVRIRRGYGLAESMHCITGRLEIQRQGYGFVVPEDSRRKDIFVNQRDLNDAWHGDRVVVSVLGEPKAGRNAEGRIVRILERGRKVLPVKVVKRMTGGEWLCRPSDPRLNFGIIATLKDPSVKVAPGEIALCAPGERIDPTMWEGEITQRLGEETDISVQEAMVKSNHNIRTRFPSGSASQAETLPDAPSGKDFQGRRDLTGKPFVTIDGATARDFDDAVLVERRQGGYRLWVAIADVSHYVPEGSPLDREAFERGNSYYFPRSVEPMFPEKLSNGLCSLNPDVPRLTMVVCMDTDPEGRTRQTQVFPAVIRSHARLTYTQVFEAIMEKRAEAREKLTPELIAMLELAEELARRINTLRAKRGSLDFDLPEPEIFFDVHGETSDIRPRQRNFAHQLIEEFMIAANEAVAHFLVERDLPCLFRIHPAADEEKLKNLFRLLSRTDKSVVMPKEITPKKLQMLVASMAGTDKEYIVNRMLLRSMKQAKYSPDNEGHFGLASEEYAHFTSPIRRYADLVVHRLVKAALHEGEGVPAPVPGHKKLLNVADHLSGRERVAMDAEREILKRVTVLFMRDKVGETFDAVISHITDFGFYVELKEVMAEGMVRLSTMDDDYYTYWPQREMLVGERTGRSFFLGQAVEVVLDEASVERLELNFSLKSVVAAAMDYKDLI
- a CDS encoding YibE/F family protein — protein: MHPLSKTSRDWLLVLIFIVVSVGLYYLPTGFETNKDRDAVHCTGRVTAVDDANVMSLGMIRAGEQTVTLDILDGPFKGETFTANNQLLGQLDRDKLFKAGDTAYVILTLNSDGQVIYVNPQAHYRLGLELFLLGLFAALLLLFGGLTGFKALLSFVFTGLMLWKVLVPLLLKGTDPVWLTLSVVAGLCAVIIFLVGGLNRTGLTAFLGAFLGVAASCALGIYFTGRFHVHGAVMPFAETLLYAGYGHLNLTRVFMAGVFLSSCGAVMDLAMDVAAAMSEVVDKKPGISRVEAVWSGIRVGRAVVGTMTTTLLLAYSGGFVTLLMAFMAQGIPLDTTFNFIYVAAEVLKTLVGSFGLVTVAPFTALVGGLLLTAGEHSAGALRH
- a CDS encoding Bax inhibitor-1/YccA family protein gives rise to the protein MTQYPSMQRTETSRAEVLNAFMRGVYGWMSAGLGLTALVAFATLTVPALTNLAFVYNPQTGMYAPTMLPMIALLAAFGMVFFMSFKISTMNPSTATGLFMAFSALNGFSLAPILFAYTTASVVTTFITTAGMFGAMSVYGMVTKKDLTSWGSLLFMGLIGIIIAMVVNMFLQSPGMSFAISVLGVIIFVGLTAYDTQKLKTMGETVPLGDTAAVRRGTILGALTLYLDFYNLFLMLLRLMGDRR
- the lpxK gene encoding tetraacyldisaccharide 4'-kinase, with translation MSETVTNLQRVLYPLLRPFAWVYGGIMRVRAGLYRRGLLPGWEPPALTVSVGNIGWGGTGKTPVADWLLGWAESRSIPVALLTRGYRAKPQHLPYEVKPGALAEEAGDEPLMLARAHDSALVLVDPNRTRAGKSAMRTKKPELIILDDGFQHMAVRRHVNLVLLRPDDLREGWNRVIPAGSWREPEAALGRADAFMIKAGPKEFSQLKPRIEERLKRFGKPVFSFRLMPTGVRRVIGGERAADFGGAPYLLATGVGDPAQVRATAEGYLGYGPKAHRVFRDHHAYSKRDVEDLVREAARLGCTAILCTPKDAVKLGAMCTDQFWQFDLSLEFGPSTMGERTTFAAWWDRRYDSFRLRRADRAEHAADYTMRHGGAPSDKGDDNG
- a CDS encoding YccF domain-containing protein, whose product is MLSFLGNLIWWLIGGVFMTIGWLFAGCLFAISIVGLPWARAAFVIAGFSLMPFGRTLVRRDVLTGQKDIGTSDWGTVGNIVWFVFAGWWLALGHILSALGCFITILGIPWGWQHLKLAAVTLAPIGLTVVTTEQAERLYGVRVDR